A portion of the Oncorhynchus clarkii lewisi isolate Uvic-CL-2024 chromosome 27, UVic_Ocla_1.0, whole genome shotgun sequence genome contains these proteins:
- the LOC139386069 gene encoding protein sel-1 homolog 3 translates to MNQHYLDKCLLLFLLSLQMVWGSDHVMFLNPPAEPVPGYSLKVLYSCSKPAVVLVECLVSYDTGVSSTVFQRHWSCEPGPDRIRTLLLSLPDWLVYQPDWVVPDTQWVLSGMLRASVSEQGSEDSYRSGQATAVVSLQPTSPLSRPMKQHQLCPGWATQMLWLTRRTTTSQCPVEQETVHLLSSMYASTGENFGITKTLNAYSNEVLEYLRLQDIYFPWCVFSIWVFLTQSCQENLCAVFHHIDYQNNYATPNLFLKRSGQLHVQMHGETGRSSAFLCPFQVPLAQWCHINMELRGRMVDVTMVCIDGQQRLVHTAEHMFRDPIHLDDTEGYFVVSGGQFMRGIEGYYGPLVYYRNRIPDVRPSEIIVPDPIRILNLTGWLQSCQEFQLELHVKLTGYLLRAREKQESENCMDAYHEWTLKCHLAVTPHCEPWEAPNAPQRRYAVHLAKILATKHGGRKVDLASVGRALYSLSLRKLRQESTGSTGVVNKIMALLLQAGCLGNNRALHLSSVLYSSGVGVERQPNKAWLLSLLSAQKDWRLALLRLGHLHQLGEHGIPPDSDLAYAYYSNIAKQTSSDHHNPSPQQMFVESIYLNNEEVLRFQTNENHDIFHWLKLQARNGAADAEQAVARMLFWGQQGVSPDIQTAVRHYERGAVRLGDPVSMYDYAIVLMQGQGVKKDIPRAVTFLKKAVEQGFTPAINALGWYYEQFEKDYQRAVQLWEQADKQGSSDAAMNLGVMYSQGLYPGKAADKFMAYTYYLKSAQRGNIDGSIQLADVWTTGIPGRVKRRPADAVLWVKWAAERNGHLGMVLRKALDSYLKGDSLMALLYYMMAAESGFAVAQFNVAYLCEQNPGGFLDPTFAVQCMRRYYNLTSQAQDPDPYALIRMGDLLYEGHGQRPRDVAAAAEMYKQAALRSDPQGWYSLGVLVQEEQGLPLSVLSELGLTQHYMADNTELATTLYRRCRDSNSTAESYLPCSLALFHAYLQSFQKDYSATIKVSGTVVMAVAVPPILFIILRVLRGRGIMSYYH, encoded by the exons ATGAACCAGCATTACTTGGATAAGTGTTTATTACTGTTTCTCCTCAGTTTACAG aTGGTTTGGGGTTCAGATCATGTGATGTTCCTGAACCCACCAGCTGAGCCAGTGCCTGGCTACTCTCTGAAAGTGTTGTACTCCTGTTCTAAACCAGCTGTGGTGCTGGTGGAGTGTCTGGTGTCTTACGACACTGGAGTAAGCTCCACGGTATTCCAGAGACACTGGAGCTGTGAGCCGGGTCCAGACCGGATTAGGACTCTGCTACTGAGCCTCCCTGACTGGCTGGTGTACCAGCCTGACTGGGTTGTGCCTGACACTCAGTGGGTGCTCAGTGGCATGCTGCGTGCCTCAGTCAGTGAGCAGGGATCTGAGGACAGTTACAGGTCAGGCCAGGCCACTGCAGTAGTCAGCTTGCAGCCCACGTCCCCTCTCAGTCGCCCCATGAAGCAGCACCAACTCTGCCCTGGCTGGGCTACACAGATGCTGTGGTTAACCCGCAGGACCACCACCTCACAATGCCCTGTGGAACAAG AGACAGTCCATTTGTTGTCGTCCATGTATGCCTCAACTGGAGAGAACTTTGGCATCACCAAGACTTTAAATGCCTATAGCAACGAGGTCCTGGAGTACTTGCGACTCCAAGATATTTATTTTCCATG GTGTGTGTTCTCCATCTGGGTGTTCCTGACCCAATCCTGCCAGGAAAACTTGTGTGCTGTTTTTCACCACATAGACTATCAAAATAACTATGCCACTCCCAATTTGTTCCTTAAAAGATCAG GCCAGCTGCATGTTCAGATGCATGGGGAGACTGGGAGGTCCTCAGCGTTCCTTTGCCCATTCCAGGTGCCCCTGGCCCAGTGGTGCCACATCAACATGGAGCTGCGTGGCAGAATG GTGGATGTTACCATGGTGTGCATAGATGGGCAGCAACGTTTGGTTCATACTGCAGAACACAT GTTCAGAGATCCTATACACCTGGATGACACGGAGGGTTACTTTGTGGTCAGTGGAGGTCAATTTATGAGAGGAATTGAAGGTTATTATGGACCGTTGGTGTACTATCGAAACAGAATACCCGACGTCAGGCCG TCTGAAATCATTGTTCCAGACCCTATTAGGATTCTGAATTTGACTGGATGGCTACAGTCCTGTCAGGAATTTCAGTTGGAGCTTCATGTCAAATTGACTGGCTATTTactgagagccagagagaaacaaGAGTCTG AGAACTGTATGGATGCTTATCATGAGTGgacattaaaatgtcatttagcTGTGACACCACACTGTGAACCCTGGGAGGCACCCAATGCCCCTCAAAGACGCTATGCAGTTCATCTGGCAAAGATACTGGCCACCAAGCATG GTGGCAGAAAGGTTGATCTGGCATCAGTGGGAAGGGCTCTGTACTCCTTGTCTCTGCGTAAGCTGCGTCAAGAGAGCACTGGATCCACTGGAGTAGTTAACAAGATAATGGCCCTTCTGCTGCAAGCTGGCTGTCTGGGGAACAACAGAGCTCTACACCTGTCATCAGTTCTCTACAGCAGTGGTGTAGGAGTGGAGAGACAGCCCAATAAG GCATGGTTACTGTCCCTGCTGTCAGCCCAGAAGGACTGGAGACTGGCCCTGCTGCGCCTGGGGCACCTGCACCAGCTAGGTGAGCATGGCATCCCCCCAGACTCTGACCTGGCCTATGCCTACTACTCTAACATCGCCAAGCAGACATCCTCCGACCATCACAACCCCTCACCTCAGCAG ATGTTTGTAGAATCTATTTACCTGAACAACGAGGAAGTGCTTCGTTTCCAAACCAATGAAAACCATGATATCTTTCACTGGTTAAAACTCCAGGCCCGCAATGGAGCCGCAGATGCAGAG CAAGCTGTGGCCCGCATGCTGTTCTGGGGCCAGCAGGGCGTGTCTCCAGACATACAGACTGCTGTGAGACACTATGAGAGAGGAGCTGTCCGTCTGGGGGACCCAGTGTCCATGTATGACTATGCCATAGTCCTCATGCAG GGCCAAGGAGTCAAGAAAGACATTCCAAGGGCAGTCACTTTCCTGAAGAAAGCAGTAGAACAG GGTTTCACGCCAGCGATCAATGCCCTTGGCTGGTACTATGAGCAGTTTGAGAAAGACTACCAGCGGGCAGTGCAGCTGTGGGAACAGGCTGATAAACAAGGCAGCTCAGATGCTGCTATGAATCTGGGTGTCATGTACTCCCAAGGCCTGTATCCTGGGAAAGCTGCAGACAAG TTCATGGCCTATACCTACTACCTGAAGTCTGCCCAAAGAGGAAACATAGATGGCTCCATTCAGCTGGCTGATGTGTGGACCACAGGGATCCCTGGCCGAGTCAAGAGGCGTCCAGCAGATGCTGTATT ATGGGTTAAGTGGGCAGCTGAACGCAATGGACACCTTGGAATGGTCCTCAGGAAGGCCTTGGATTCCTATCTTAAAGGGGATAG CTTAATGGCCTTGTTGTATTACATGATGGCAGCTGAGTCAGGATTTGCAGTCGCCCAGTTCAATGTGGCGTACCTATGTGAACAAAACCCT GGAGGTTTCCTGGATCCCACTTTTGCAGTGCAGTGTATGAGGAGATACTACAACCTGACCAGCCAGGCACAAGATCCTGATCCCTATG CCCTGATCAGGATGGGTGACCTGCTGTATGAAGGACATGGGCAGAGACCGAGAGAtgtggcagcagcagcagagatgtaCAAACAGGCAGCACTAAGGAGTGACCCTCAG GGCTGGTACAGTCTTGGTGTGCTTGTTCAAGAGGAACAGGGGTTACCGTTGTCCGTCCTGTCTGAATTGGGTCTGACACAGCATTACATGGCAGATAACACGGAGCTGGCGACTACACTTTACCGCAG GTGCAGAGACTCCAACAGTACAGCAGAGTCCTACTTACCCTGCAGCCTTGCCCTATTCCATGCCTATCTGCAGTCTTTCCAAAAGGACTACAGTGCTACTATCAAG GTCTCTGGTACTGTGGTCATGGCAGTTGCAGTTCCACCAATCCTCTTCATCATCCTCCGTGTTCTGAGGGGGCGTGGCATCATGTCTTATTATCACTAG